A region of the Pseudorasbora parva isolate DD20220531a chromosome 18, ASM2467924v1, whole genome shotgun sequence genome:
aaatgaaacttttgcatttttgctttgtctttttattctctggggaccccttagaaccttctggaggaccccagtttgaaaacccctgggtTAGGCTACATGTTAAaacgtgtctaaatagcgtaaataaaataaatgtaaataaaattatgctcgCTGATTacattgagaatcacactccagcgtgtcataatggcaaaatcataaacCAATAAAATTTCATCATGATGATAACGTTGCAATACCCAATGCGTCTGTGTATGCAACTTTTGTCTTGAGCTTTTCATTTAAAATCATTAACATAAATTATTACAATCCATCATttaaccccttaactgtcacCGTTAAGGCACTGGCACTCTTTTTTCAATCGCCTTTTTTTTCATATCACATTTTTTAGTAATTATCAGAAATTAGGTATCATTCGAAAGCGTACGGACTCAAATTTTATCCTGTGAAAACCGTTTTGAAATGAGACATCGCGTTACAATGGAAACGGTACTCTAAATTCTTCTGGCGGACTCCTCCCCTAGTCGGTGGTGTCATGTGTCACAGTACGAAATGtattttaactactttataatcaaaatcttttctaatcttgacaaaacacatatcattggaaaggtctgagtctcaaAGTTCCATATTTGGTTTCTGTTTTATGATGGAATTTATATTTGGACAaaaatttacagtaaaatgcatcaaaaaaacaatcaatggaaattgaatgacacccggtggctattttttTGTTTAGCGCCTAAAGAAAttctcatgggaacttcaatttttgtgatatcaacttcaaatttggaacacaaattggttagacatatggctttggttttatagtaattttagagtaaaacagtttttgtaaaatatatattttatgtttataaaaaataattagtgctgtatttttcattttctgtaaattttaacttccataactttttcattctttcatattttgaaatgctttcacttcagcaataatctgctATGATTTAAAGCAGAGTGTCTGCTTTAAATCAAAGACAGTTAAGGGGGGGGCAGTTAAGGGGTTAAAGCTGATCATTAGTTATTCTGGAGGAGAAACATGTACCGTGGCTGTTTGAGTTTGTCAAGTTTGTGTAGATCTTCACAGGTTCTTCATTAAACCCACCCCTTTCTGAACAGAGATAAAAGGATGCCTGGaaacaaaattatttcattCTGTTCCTGACACATGATGGATCTGCGAGTGTCTTTTGTTCTTCTGTTCGTTTTTCTCACTGGAGGTACAAAAACAGCAAGTATTGAGTGTATTGGTACACATACTGTAGAGCGGTAACTcaatgtctctctctgtctttaagGATATTCTCTCAAGTGTTACTCGTGCAGTCCTTCTGATTCAAATTGTGAAACAACCTGTAAAGATGGAGAATCTAAATGTTATAGCTCAGATGCTTTAGATGGTAAGTCCAGTACGAAGTGGAAATTTACTGTTTAATGTGATAAGAAATAGAATTACATATGTTAATCTCATTACATAATTGCAATTATTTGTCTATTGCAagatgaacatgatttctgtaaTTGTTTCTTTAGCTGTAAGAAATGTGtcttttttttcagaaaaaaGGGGGACCGGCCGTAAAGGGTGTGCAACTAAATGTGAACCAGGGAGCTTTAAGCTAAATGAAGTGACATCAACTCTCCGCTGCTGTAGCACTGACCTTTGTAATGCAGCAGGTATTGGCCTTTAGTTGACCATGTGCTCATTTACATTAATATGTACTTACAGTTGTCTTTTCTCACCAAGACTATTACAATAATTCAAAAACAAGTTACActatcaaattatttttttctaaaatagCATAAAGATAGAAAAGAGTGAATAGGGTGTTTTTGTAATTAGTCCAGTGCTTTTagagaatttttaaaaaaactgatGAAATTAATCAACAATGAATCAACTTTTATTAATcactattattataattattagtaGATTGTCACATGTCCAGTCTTCGTCTCCTGTGTTTTCCTCATGTTCTTCCATGTTCCTTTGTTCTAGTTTTCCTGCCAGTCAGTCCCAGCGTGTATTAAGTTTTGTGAGTTGTCTCGTCATCTGTGTCACCTGTTCCCCCTCGATAGTCTGTCATCAGTGTCAGTATTTAAGTTCCTAGTCTTTGTCCGGTCTCGATGTTACCA
Encoded here:
- the LOC137047070 gene encoding weak neurotoxin OH-72-like, whose translation is MMDLRVSFVLLFVFLTGGYSLKCYSCSPSDSNCETTCKDGESKCYSSDALDEKRGTGRKGCATKCEPGSFKLNEVTSTLRCCSTDLCNAADGVYKGSFLLLFSPLLFYFLFQ